One Rhinoderma darwinii isolate aRhiDar2 chromosome 6, aRhiDar2.hap1, whole genome shotgun sequence DNA window includes the following coding sequences:
- the FAM200A gene encoding protein FAM200A, which yields MAKRKKDEEYRTFQQEWTDEFAFVERAGSPVCLICNDKIASMKRSNIKRHFDTRHASFASKYPAGDSRKKACQELLCKVQASQQQLRVWTQQGDLNSASFVGALAIVRNGKPFTDGEYAKTFMLDVANELFDDFPDKAKIIKRIKDMPLSARTVHDRAIMMANQIEASQVKDINTALFFSLALDESTDVSHISQFSIIARYAVGDTLHEESLAVLPLKGTTRGDDLFKSFTEFTKEKNLPMHKLISVCTDGAPCMVGKNKGFVALLREHEKRPILSFHCILHQEALCAQMFGEQLGEVMSLVIQVVNFIVARALNDRQFKTLLDEVGNNYPGLLLHSNVRWLSRGKVLSRFAACLSEIRTFLEMKNVDHPELSNTEWLLKFFYLVDMTEHLNQLNVKMQGVGNTVLSLQQAVFAFENKLELFIADIETGRLIHFEKLGEFKDACTANDPAQHLDIQQLAGFTSNLLQSFKARFGEFREHTRLFKFITHPHECALDSTDLSYIPGVSIRDFELQAADLKASDMWVNKFKSLNEDLEKLARQQAELASKHKWREMKQLQHADQLIVKTWNALPVTYQTLQRVGIAVRTMFGSTYACEQSFSHLKHIKTNIRSRLTDGSLNACMKLNLTTYEPDYKAISKSMQHQKSH from the coding sequence ATGGCTAAAAGAAAGAAGGATGAGGAGTATCGTACTTTTCAGCAGGAGTGGACAGACGAATTTGCCTTTGTGGAGAGAGCAGGTTCACCAGTTTGTCTTATATGCAATGATAAAATTGCATCCATGAAGCGGTCAAATATAAAGCGCCACTTTGACACACGCCATGCTTCATTTGCATCGAAATATCCTGCAGGGGACAGCAGGAAGAAAGCCTGTCAAGAGCTGCTGTGCAAAGTGCAAGCTAGTCAGCAGCAACTTCGAGTTTGGACCCAACAAGGTGACTTAAATTCGGCTAGCTTTGTTGGTGCTTTGGCAATTGTCAGAAACGGAAAACCATTCACAGATGGGGAGTATGCCAAAACATTTATGCTTGATGTTgccaatgaactttttgatgattttCCGGATAAAGCCAAGATTATCAAACGGATAAAAGACATGCCTCTGTCAGCAAGAACAGTTCATGACCGTGCCATCATGATGGCAAATCAGATTGAGGCATCCCAAGTGAaggacataaatacagctctGTTCTTTTCTCTTGCTTTGGATGAATCAACTGACGTAAGCCATATATCTCAGTTCAGCATCATTGCAAGGTATGCTGTCGGTGACACGTTACATGAGGAAAGTCTTGCTGTTTTGCCTCTGAAAGGGACAACAAGAGGGGATGATTTGTTCAAGTCATTCACTGAGTTCACTAAAGAAAAAAATCTACCAATGCATAAACTTATTTCAGTGTGTACTGATGGTGCTCCATGCATGGTAGGAAAAAACAAAGGATTTGTAGCGCTTCTTCGTGAACATGAAAAAAGACCTATCCTTAGTTTTCACTGCATCCTACATCAGGAGGCACTTTGTGCTCAGATGTTTGGTGAGCAGCTTGGTGAGGTGATGTCACTTGTCATTCAGGTGGTCAACTTTATTGTTGCCCGTGCTTTAAATGATCGCCAGTTTAAAACACTCCTGGATGAAGTTGGGAATAATTATCCTGGTCTGCTTCTGCACAGCAACGTGCGCTGGCTGTCAAGAGGGAAGGTGCTCAGCCGTTTCGCAGCTTGTCTGAGTGAAATACGAACTTTTCTTGAAATGAAAAACGTTGACCATCCTGAGTTGTCCAACACTGAGTGGCTCCTGAAGTTCTTCTATCTTGTAGATATGACTGAACATCTGAACCAGCTCAATGTGAAAATGCAAGGCGTTGGTAATACAGTTTTATCGCTTCAACAAGCTGTGTTTGCATTTGAAAATAAGCTGGAACTGTTTATCGCAGACATTGAAACAGGTCGTTTAATACACTTTGAAAAACTGGGAGAGTTTAAAGATGCATGCACAGCAAATGACCCTGCACAACATCTTGATATTCAGCAGCTAGCAGGCTTTACATCCAATCTCCTGCAATCATTCAAAGCGCGCTTTGGAGAATTTCGTGAGCACACTCGTCTTTTTAAGTTCATCACTCATCCACATGAGTGTGCACTGGACAGCACTGACCTgagttatatccctggtgtctccaTCAGAGATTTTGAGCTACAAGCTGCTGACCTGAAGGCTTCAGACATGTGGGTGAATAAGTTTAAATCACTTAATGAAGATTTGGAAAAACTTGCACGACAGCAAGCAGAGTTGGCAAGCAAACACAAGTGGAGAGAAATGAAACAACTCCAACATGCAGACCAGCTGATTGTCAAAACTTGGAATGCACTTCCTGTCACATACCAAACACTGCAGCGTGTGGGTATTGCTGTACGGACAATGTTTGGCTCTACCTATGCATGCGAGCAGTCTTTCTCACATCTAAAGCACATCAAGACTAACATACGTTCACGTTTAACGGATGGAAGTCTCAACGCCTGCATGAAGCTAAACCTCACCACGTATGAACCAGATTACAAAGCCATCAGCAAATCCATGCAGCACCAGAAGTCACATTAA